The DNA region GTCGGGTTTTCAATTAATAAATCGAAGCTCAGTTGACCAATGGATCGCTGTGAAAGAGCTTCGCCAAGACTGTGTAACTCCAAAGAAAACGATGACCAATCTAAGTCGTAGTTGGCTTTTAAGACTTGGCTTTTATGATGCATCGATTGCAATAGTCGTCCATGCAGAAGTAACCCTCCAGTTAATAACACAAAGGTAACCAGATAGCTGAGCACTGTTGTTGAACTTGATATGGCTTTAACTTGATTTGTTCGACGTCGTAACTGAATAGCTAGATAAGTTCCGATAGGAATTGACCAGGCGATAAACAGTAAATTCACCAAGAAAAGAATCAAGGATATTTCAAGTAAGTTATAGTCCTCTTGGCTCATTAACCATTGCCCTATAAATAACGCTGGTAAGCTAAAACACAAACCAAAAATCATGGCCGCTAGTAAATTCTTCGCAAGCAATTTATTAATTCGACCATAGGTCATTTGATGACGTTGTAAGGTTGGCGCGATGATATCTAGGGCAAATGTATAAAAAAGGAAAACATAACTTAAGGTAATTGAAAGTGTATTGGCCCATGAATAAGGGTAATAGCCAACCCAGAGAATGATCAGTTGGGCAGTTAAGTAGAAGATAATCAGACGAGTTTCTTCGACACCTTGTCGCAATAAACTAAACTCTTCAGCTTTGCCAAGCGGCAGGTTTAAATCGCTTTCAAAGTTCGCTGACAAACGCTCTTTGATGGGAAATAAAAAAATAGAGGCGACCACTAACGACCCACTGATGATTAAATTCGCGAGTACCTGTTTAGCTTGTGATTCAAAAAAGAAACTGAACATTTGCTCAGATATGCTTTGCCATGACTCCGGAAAAAGGTAATCCAGAAGCAATTGTTTAAGTGACTCTTGGTGGTGCAACAGAAGACTTCCGCAGATAATAAAAATAATGCATCCTGTTGCGAAATACACCAATAGCGAGGCTGCGGTACGACGTTTTATGTGTCTTAAGCTTAGCCATGATTGCCATAACGTTGCATTGATCTGTTCAACAATAGTCATAAGTCAAAGAGTGTCCGTTATTAAGCCGTATTCACATGCCTAGTTCGCTGGTTGTACTTGAGTGCAGCCGATAAATACATTTGTTTATATCAAATGTAGATAAAATTCGGTCTTAGCCTATCAAAAATAATCACAGTTTGCTTAATCAAAGTGTTTCAAAATGCCAATTGAGGTTTCTTTGAAAGTAGTTGTTCAACTGGCGTAAAGGGCGATCTTGACTATAGTTAGAGGAGACTCCATTAGCCCTAAATTGCGCATCGAATGTCGATAAAAACTAAAACAAATCCTATGGCTCGCCAAGGTTGGTATTGGATTGTTTCAGCCTTATGTGCTTTGGTATTGCTGTATTTGTCGGTTTGGGCCAGTTCGGTTTACCAAGAACAGCAAAAGCAAGCACTGCGGGCATCGGTCATAGCCCAGTTGGGCACTTTAAGAGCGCAAATTGAAGGGCGATTGATCTCTGACTTTCAATTAACACGCGGCTTGGCGAGTGCTTTAGCCACGACCAATACCTTGTCTCAGCGAGACTTTGAGGTGTTGGCTAAGCCATTGTTTGAATCGTCAAAGGACCTCATCAATCTTGGTGCCGCACCCGATTTAGTTTTGTCTTATGTTTACCCTTTACAAGGCAATGAAAAAGCCATCGGATTAAATTATTTAACGCATCCGACGCAAAAAGACGCGGCCCTTCGAGCGCGAGATTCCAGGCAAGTTGTAGTCACTGGGCCTTTAACGCTGTTGCAAGGCGGGGAAGGACTCATCGCCCGATTTCCAATTTATCGTGACCTTAACATCAACTCTAACGCCAACTCTAACGCCGACTCTGAATCCAGTGATGAAGCATTTTGGGGCTTGTTATCGGTGGTGCTCAATGTTGATAGGGTGTATGAAAAATCTGGTTTGCTGGAATACTCTAAACGATACGACTTGGCACTCGCTAACGTCTTAGACGATGGGCAAGAAAGATTTTTCTTTGGCAATGCTAAGGTTAAGCAAAGCGATCCGGTCAGCTTTGAAATTGTGCTACCTGGCCAAGTTTGGAAAATGTACGGAGTGCCGCAGCAAGGGTGGCAAGGTGCCATAAACGATCTCCATCAAATGCAATGGGTCATCTTTTCATTAGCTGCGATTATTTGGTTGGGAATCGTCAGCGCACTTTCTTTCTATCGTCGACACCTTGCGAGTGAAGCTCGCTTACAAGTGCTATTTGATTTATCGCCATTAGGTATGGCGCTGGTTGATCACACCAATAGTCGAGTCATCGAATGCAACAAAGCGTTTGCAAAGCCACTGGGCTATTCGCAGGAGGAAATTGTCGACCAGAATATTGCAACGCTTACTCCCGAAAAATACCAAGTGCAGGATTTACTGCAAGCAAAGAAGCTGGATGAAAATGGCTCTTTCGGTCCTTACGAAAAAGAGCTCATTCGTAAAGATGCCAGCTTGGTTCCCGTTGAAATGAGTGGCGTGCGTTTTGACGATGTCTCTGGAAAAGCATTGGTCTGGTCGATTCTAGAAGATCTCTCTTATCGTCGAATTTATGAAAAGGTATTGCGGGCCAATGCTGATGAGTTAGCCTTGGTGATGGAGTCAACCGCGGTTGGTATTTGGGATTGGCAGGTGCAAACCGGAGACGTCACCTTTAATGAGCGGTGGGCTGAAATAGTAGGGTATCGACTTGAAGAGCTGAGACCTATTTCCATACAAACCTGGATTAACCTCGTCCATCCCGACGATCGCCAAATATCTGAAGAGCGATTGAATCTCCATTGGCGTGGTAAAGTCGAACGCTATGAGTGCGAAGCTAGAATGCGTCATAAAAGTGGCCGTTGGGTATGGGTTCTCGATACCGGTCGAGTGGTTGAGTGGCAAGACGACGGTTCACCAAAACGAATGATTGGCACGCACATAGACATTACCGATCGCAAAGAAACAGAGCAAGCCCTAAAGGCGTCTATTCTAGAGATCGAGACCTTTTTTAACACCAGTCTAATTATTAATTGTATTGCGAATGATCAAGGCTATTTCGAGAAAATAAATCCGGTTCTTGAAGTGGTGTTGGGATATTCTCAAAAAGAATTGTTATCTAGGCCATTTCTGGATTGGGTGCATGAAGAGGATAGAGAGGCAACGCAAGAAGCATTTTCAAAGCTGTTAGAGAACGAAAAAATAGAAGACTTTGTGAATCGCTACATTGCAAAAAATGGAGAGCTAAAATATTTGCGCTGGTCGGCTTCTAAGGAGCAGACGACCGGAAAAATTTATGCGGCAGCGGTCGATATTACCGAAAGAGTTGGCAAAGATAGAGAGTTAAAACGACTGTCGAAAATCGCAGCGCAAACCAGCAATGGAGTGTTAATTACCGATGTTCAGGAACACATAGAGTGGTGCAATCAAGCTTTTGAAAAAATATCGGGCTATTCGTTAGCAGAAATTAAAGGAAAGAAGCCGAAGGACTTTTTACAAGGAGAAAAAACGAATCATGCCGTTACCTCGAAAATTGCTAAGAAGCTGAAAGGCGGCGAGGGCTTTGATGAAGAGCTTTTAAACTACCATAAAGACGGCACTCCTTATTGGGTGAGAGTACAATGTTCTCCGTTAAAAAATGAGGCTGGTGAGATCACCGGCTTTATGGCATTTGAAATCGATATCACCATAGAGAAAGAGAATAAACGTTTACTCGATGAGCAACAGAAAACGCTAGAAAATATGAGTAGCTTAGCGCGAATCGGAGCTTGGGAAGTCAACCTTTTAACCAGCCAAGTCTATTGGTCGAATATGACCAAAATTATTCATGAAGTACCTGAAGATTATCAACCAAAACTGGACACCGCGATTAACTTCTACAAAGAGGGCGAAAGTCGCGAGAAAATATCCAGTCTGGTTGAACGATGCATTCAGTTCGGTGAGCCCTACGAAGCTGAGCTGCAACTGATCACGGCCAAGGGAAAAGAAATCTGGGTAATGGCCAAAGGTGACGCTGAATTTAAAGACGGCGAATGCGTGCGACTATTTGGCTCATTTCAAGATATCGATCAGCGCAAACGTTCCGAAGTGGAAGGGCAGAAAGTGGCTCGTCTAAATCAGGCGATTGCCGAATTGACCGTTGAGAGAGAGGTGTTGGGGGGCAATTTAGAACAAGCAAAAACACAAATAATGAAAACGGTATGCCAAACGTTAGAAATAGAGCGTTGCAGTATCTGGTTGTTCAATCAAGATTACTCTGAACTAAGAAACATTGGACTCTATTCATCAAGCACGGACTCTGTGTCTGAAGGAACCGTGCTCAAGCAAAAGGATTACCCCAAGTATTTCGCAGCTATTTTGCGGCGCTCCCATATTTCTGCTCCCGATGCCAAAAAGCATCCTGATACAGAAGAGTTTGGTGACAGCTACCTCGAGCCCCTAAATACTTACTCTCTGCTTGACGCTATTATT from Pleionea litopenaei includes:
- a CDS encoding PAS domain S-box protein, producing the protein MSIKTKTNPMARQGWYWIVSALCALVLLYLSVWASSVYQEQQKQALRASVIAQLGTLRAQIEGRLISDFQLTRGLASALATTNTLSQRDFEVLAKPLFESSKDLINLGAAPDLVLSYVYPLQGNEKAIGLNYLTHPTQKDAALRARDSRQVVVTGPLTLLQGGEGLIARFPIYRDLNINSNANSNADSESSDEAFWGLLSVVLNVDRVYEKSGLLEYSKRYDLALANVLDDGQERFFFGNAKVKQSDPVSFEIVLPGQVWKMYGVPQQGWQGAINDLHQMQWVIFSLAAIIWLGIVSALSFYRRHLASEARLQVLFDLSPLGMALVDHTNSRVIECNKAFAKPLGYSQEEIVDQNIATLTPEKYQVQDLLQAKKLDENGSFGPYEKELIRKDASLVPVEMSGVRFDDVSGKALVWSILEDLSYRRIYEKVLRANADELALVMESTAVGIWDWQVQTGDVTFNERWAEIVGYRLEELRPISIQTWINLVHPDDRQISEERLNLHWRGKVERYECEARMRHKSGRWVWVLDTGRVVEWQDDGSPKRMIGTHIDITDRKETEQALKASILEIETFFNTSLIINCIANDQGYFEKINPVLEVVLGYSQKELLSRPFLDWVHEEDREATQEAFSKLLENEKIEDFVNRYIAKNGELKYLRWSASKEQTTGKIYAAAVDITERVGKDRELKRLSKIAAQTSNGVLITDVQEHIEWCNQAFEKISGYSLAEIKGKKPKDFLQGEKTNHAVTSKIAKKLKGGEGFDEELLNYHKDGTPYWVRVQCSPLKNEAGEITGFMAFEIDITIEKENKRLLDEQQKTLENMSSLARIGAWEVNLLTSQVYWSNMTKIIHEVPEDYQPKLDTAINFYKEGESREKISSLVERCIQFGEPYEAELQLITAKGKEIWVMAKGDAEFKDGECVRLFGSFQDIDQRKRSEVEGQKVARLNQAIAELTVEREVLGGNLEQAKTQIMKTVCQTLEIERCSIWLFNQDYSELRNIGLYSSSTDSVSEGTVLKQKDYPKYFAAILRRSHISAPDAKKHPDTEEFGDSYLEPLNTYSLLDAIIPGGDGIVGVVCAEATNEIKYWSQSEESFLISIGTLTGGVFATEQRKRTEKNLIQAKEVAEKAALAKSEFLASMSHEIRTPMNGVLGMLSLLKQQKMGVSQAHQVKLAYNSAETLLMVINDILDFSKIEAGKLDIEQVEFDLLEFLGSVMESFALKAEEKNIELILDTHTLEHKRVTSDPARLRQILNNLIGNAIKFTNRGSIRVEMTEIGPASRRRLECRVTDTGIGIPKEKQSDLFEAFTQADASTTRQYGGSGLGLAIVKRLCQLMGGDISVSSEVGNGSSFIFEVELFGYGDVITDSYKDLAGTNIVIAMKSLEAKKVMVDSLATLGCVTHQWKKGLNISQSLSFIIDEFTYLTEKEAIESWTRENQDFIQRMVLLQKISSEVTFSLLPKDIPTKKLFIPAKPSDLYSALLSQLNTSDSTEQAIQSYPDLGLNRILLVEDNRVNQTVAKAMLKKLGIKVDIANNGEEALVKLRSENDYSVVLMDCQMPIMDGYEATRAIRTDETLVSKRGIPIIALTANALKGDREKCLASGMDDYLSKPLSIDKLQEKLSYWSHHQ